GACGTAACAGGGCTTGCCTTCGAGGCCGGCCCAGGGGAGCAGCCGTACCTCGCCACCGGGACGTTCGGGTGCTTCGGTGTCGGTTTCCGCTTCCGGCTCCATCACGCGACCTCCGTGCCATGGATCCAGTACGGGCCGGGCATGTCGAACCCCATCGCCGCCATGGCGAGTTCGCGGCGCCGCTGCCTTTGCTCATGGGCCGTGACGTACGGGCGTACGGCAACGGTGGCGGCGCCGTCGAGGGGCGTGGCCAGGCCATAGGGGCTGCGATGGGCGGGGAGTGAGGTGTCGAGGGCTGGGGGAGGGGCGATCGGTTCCGGACGCGGGTGGAATCCGGAGGCGCGATGCCTGCCGCACGGCTTGGGCAGGAGACCCACCCAGGTGAGAACGCGACCGATAAGGTCGGTCATGTCATTGGCTCCCATCACGGTTCGCTGGTGACCGCGCCCCCGGACGGCTCCACCCGTCGCGGGGGCTTCTTGCGTACAAAGTCGTCTGATGTCGCGGTTGCCGGAAAACAACTGGTGGTGCTCGCAGACGCACTCCGGGCGATGTGGCGCCTGGAGGTCACGCTGGGTGTCCTTCGTGAAGGGGCATGGTGGGGCACCGCCTTTGTCCTGAGGCTTCCAGCAAGGCGTAGCTTATCGCTATTCGCGAATAGTGGAGATGCTCTCGGCAGGAGAGTGGCACCAAGTCGCTTACCGTGTAAAGCGGCAAGGTTCAGGGACGTCAGTCGTACGGGAGGACGCGATGAGCGAGAACAGCTGGGTCAGCACCTCGATGCCGTATCTGACGTCGAGGGAGAAGGGGCAGGGCGACGCCTGGGGCGCGGACGCGGCGGCCCAGGGACGTCGGGGGACCCAGCGGATTCTGTACGCCGGTGAGGTGCAGGCACCTGCCGAGGTCGCGCGGCTGCTCGGGTTGGCCGAGGGTGAGACTGTCGTCGTACGCCGCCGCCTGATCCTTCTCGACGACCAGCCGAACGAAGTGACCGACACCTACTTCCCGGTCCGCATCGCCCGCGGCACCGGCCTCGCCGGAACCGCCAAGATCCCCGGCGGAGCCGTGACCCTCCTCGCGCGACTGGGTCACGTCGGCGCCCTCGTCCGCGAGGACGTGACAGCAGACAACCCGGACGACGAGGAGCGGGAGACCCTCCGGACCGCCCCGGGAGAACCGGTGCTCCGGCTGACCAGGGTCACCCTCGACCGCGACGACCGCCCGATCCAGGTCGACCGCATGGTGATGCCGGCGAGGCGCCAGCGACTGCGCTACGAGATCGCGATCGACAACGGAGTCG
The DNA window shown above is from Streptomyces akebiae and carries:
- a CDS encoding GntR family transcriptional regulator; protein product: MSENSWVSTSMPYLTSREKGQGDAWGADAAAQGRRGTQRILYAGEVQAPAEVARLLGLAEGETVVVRRRLILLDDQPNEVTDTYFPVRIARGTGLAGTAKIPGGAVTLLARLGHVGALVREDVTADNPDDEERETLRTAPGEPVLRLTRVTLDRDDRPIQVDRMVMPARRQRLRYEIAIDNGVG